DNA from Variovorax sp. PBL-H6:
GCTCGATGTAGGCGTTGTCGTTGCCCAGCGCGAGCGACTGCGCATCGGCGAGGGCTTCCTGGAATTTGGTGGTGAGTTTGTCTTGGCGCATGAATGACTCCGGTTTCCCGGGAGGTGGGGGGCCAGAGCAGGCATTTCAAGCGTGGAGCGAGGCAATTCCGGGCTTCGTCGGCCCAGTTTCGCGCCCTACAGGGAGGAAGACAGTGACGAAAAGAATTCCACGATTTCCCGGCCCAGCCGCTCCTCGCCGCTGTTGAAATGGGCCACGATGGACATATGGTTGTGGCCCCGCATCTGCAGGAAGCGCGGCGCCCGGCCGCTCGCCGCTGCCAGCCGGTGCGCAAACTCGAGTCCGTACACATCGAGCAGCGGATTCTCGAATTCCGCGATCGCGATGAGGGTCGGGATCTCGCTGCGGCCTGCCAGCCGCATCGGAGCACGCGCCTCGTGCAACGAGATGTCCTCGCCGAAATAGGCCCTGACGGCGGCGGCATTGGGGTTGCGCGGTGACTGGTCGGCTTGCAGGCGGGCGGAGATAAGGACGATGGCCTGTGCATGGCAGGCACCGCTGCGCAGCGACGGGTCCAGGGCATGGCTGGCCACATGCGTGCCGCCGGCCGAATGGCCGATCAAGAGGATTCGCTGCGGATCGCCGCCATGGCGGGCCACGTTCTCGTGCAGCCAGGCCATGGCCTCGCCAACATCCCGCGCGCCGGCCGGGTACGGCGCCTCGGGCGCCAGCCGGTACTCGATGTTGGCGCCGACGAAGCCCTGGCGCGCGAACCAGTGCAACACGTTGTCGTAGAGCTCGGTGCTGACGCATTTGTCGCCACGCACGAAGGCGCCGCCATGGACGAAGGCGACGACCGGCGAGCGCATCGCGCCAGCCGGGCTGAAAAGATCGAGCACCTGGCGCGGATGGCTGCCGTAGACGATGTTGCGGGCCACCCTCAGCGGCGCCCTGGGCGCGGCGGCCAGCAGGGGCGCATAGGCCTCCTTGACCTGCTGGCTGTGGCCAGGCAGGTCCGTCCCCCAGCGCGGGCCGATGTCGGCCATCAGGGCGCGCAGCGCCTCGGGGCCTTCCATCATCGATCCGGGGCCGCGCTCACCAGGCGGCCTGCGCGCAACGTGGTGCGGCGCCATTCGACTCGGGACCGGCCCGGGCTCTCATTGCACCAGCCCCGCCTTCTTCACCACGGCGGACCACTTGGCAGCCTCGTCGCGCGTGAACTTCGCAAAGGCTTCCGCGCTGCCCTGCTCGGGCTCGGCGCCCAGCTCCTGCAGGCGCTTCTGCATCTCCGGTGCCTTGAGAACGGCGTTGATGTCGCTGTTGAGCC
Protein-coding regions in this window:
- a CDS encoding alpha/beta hydrolase codes for the protein MMEGPEALRALMADIGPRWGTDLPGHSQQVKEAYAPLLAAAPRAPLRVARNIVYGSHPRQVLDLFSPAGAMRSPVVAFVHGGAFVRGDKCVSTELYDNVLHWFARQGFVGANIEYRLAPEAPYPAGARDVGEAMAWLHENVARHGGDPQRILLIGHSAGGTHVASHALDPSLRSGACHAQAIVLISARLQADQSPRNPNAAAVRAYFGEDISLHEARAPMRLAGRSEIPTLIAIAEFENPLLDVYGLEFAHRLAAASGRAPRFLQMRGHNHMSIVAHFNSGEERLGREIVEFFSSLSSSL